A portion of the Salminus brasiliensis chromosome 11, fSalBra1.hap2, whole genome shotgun sequence genome contains these proteins:
- the rilp gene encoding RILP-like protein 1 produces METAEPDQDAKRINACFERTFAALTVDDVYEIAKLIGSEVEKLIDHYGKASVEGLVPKVVKVLELLESFAARNHTQRCKEEDLLKAFETLQVQQQKKRSTRDGEDGSSSNADFRDWQQKEQKWRLKVEGLQAQVLQLQEENQELLGSLSKEDRTQRQEREVMLKLKEVVDKQRDELRAKVQEISSMSKEVEALQEQLERFMKMNGELRHKQSMMQAQLKSSVERRADMEADLCEKQKEIERLTTQLEQASTHIAASTNSPTIDLTDKMIVDLKDPNRPCFTKQEVRDMLFERNELKANLFLVQEELAYYQREILNDERCPGFLLEAVRSAIRKQRTVIKAKMLGIAEDECSSDEEKGPLFERRENEDVETDCTDSKPAESRIRNLFGFLTRSGSGRSPSHQTSSSTWEIINPDEQEPEEET; encoded by the exons ATGGAAACGGCGGAGCCAGACCAAGACGCCAAAAGGATTAACGCGTGTTTCGAGAGGACGTTTGCAGCTCTGACCGTGGACGACGTGTACGAAATCGCCAAACTCATCGGCTCCGAGGTGGAAAAGCTCATTGACCACTACGGCAAGGCCAGCGTGGAGGGTTTGGTGCCGAAGGTAGTGAAGGTACTGGAGCTACTGGAGAGTTTCGCAGCCAGGAATCACACACAGAGGTGTAAGGAAGAAGATCTGCTGAAGGCGTTTGAGACTCTACAGgtacagcagcagaagaaacgGAGTACGAGGGACGGTGAAgacggcagcagcagcaacgcAGACTTCAGG GACTGGCAGCAGAAGGAGCAGAAATGGAGGCTAAAGGTGGAGGGGCTACAGGCTCAGGTGCTGCAGCTCCAGGAGGAGAACCAGGAGCTGCTGGGCTCACTCTCGAAAGAAG ATCGTACACAACGCCAGGAGAGAGAGGTGATGCTCAAACTCAAAGAAGTTGTGGACAAACAGCGTGATGAGCTCAGAGCGAAAGTGCAAGAGATATCCAGCATGTCTAAGGAGGTGGAAGCG ctcCAGGAGCAGCTGGAGCGCTTTATGAAGATGAACGGAGAGCTGAGGCATAAGCAGAGCATGATGCAGGCTCAGCTCAAGAGCTCtgtggagaggagagcagaCATGGAGGCTGACCTTtgtgagaaacagaaagaaatagAACGACTCACCACACAGCTGGAGCAGGCCAGCACACACATAGCTGCTAGCACG AATAGTCCAACCATTGACCTCACTGATAAGATGATTGTTGACCTGAAGGACCCGAATCGGCCCTGTTTTACCAAGCAGGAGGTGCGGGACATGCTGTTTGAGAGAAATGAGCTGAAGGCCAATCTCTTTTTGGTTCAAGAAGAGCTTGCCTACTATCAGAG AGAGATCCTGAATGATGAGAGATGCCCAGGATTCTTACTGGAGGCAGTACGCTCTGCCATAAGGAAGCAGAGGACAGTCATTAAGGCCAAAATGTTGGGCATTGCAGAGGATGAATGCAGCAG TGATGAAGAAAAGGGACCTTTATTTGAGAGAAGAGAGAACGAGGACGTTGAAACAGACTGCACTGACAGCAAACCTGCAGAATCACGCATCAGAAACCT CTTCGGCTTCCTGACCCGCTCGGGCAGTGGCAGGAGCCCCAGCCATCAAACGTCCAGTTCCACATGGGAGATCATCAACCCAGACGAACAGGAGCCTGAGGAGGAGACCTAA